The following proteins are co-located in the Fluviicola sp. genome:
- a CDS encoding DUF2975 domain-containing protein, which yields MSKTNNFVFWSLYVVAWLIFVGLSIEAGGLLVNFFFSLYKPEFIHNLYQKLDLSEVYKASKMVFFSIYSFILIISILKAFLFYVVIRLMHKMDLSKPFNTFVAGQISQISYYTLSIGLLSYIARQSVKNLMHHSFVPDNLNKFWVDSEAFILMGAVIYIIATIFRKGVEIQNENDLTV from the coding sequence ATGTCAAAAACAAACAACTTCGTCTTTTGGTCCTTGTATGTGGTGGCCTGGCTCATTTTTGTCGGCTTGTCTATTGAAGCAGGAGGCCTGCTTGTAAATTTCTTTTTTAGCCTCTACAAACCTGAATTTATTCATAATCTGTATCAAAAATTGGACTTAAGCGAGGTATATAAAGCCAGCAAAATGGTTTTTTTCAGCATTTATAGTTTTATTCTGATCATTTCCATTTTAAAAGCTTTTCTGTTTTACGTAGTTATCCGGCTAATGCACAAGATGGATTTGTCAAAACCGTTCAATACGTTTGTGGCGGGGCAAATTTCGCAAATCAGTTATTACACACTTTCCATTGGACTGTTAAGTTACATTGCCAGACAGTCGGTTAAAAATCTAATGCACCACAGTTTTGTTCCCGACAACTTAAACAAATTTTGGGTCGATAGTGAAGCCTTTATTTTAATGGGAGCTGTCATTTATATTATTGCTACTATTTTCAGGAAAGGGGTAGAGATCCAAAACGAAAATGATTTAACGGTTTAA
- a CDS encoding DNA-3-methyladenine glycosylase I: MSYCNAIEAMQQGDKKALHKNYHDHYYGFPLHDDHELFCRLVMEINQAGLSWETILKKEASFRKAYSNFNIREVAAYTESDRERLLADAGIIRNKLKINAAIENAKVILKLQEEFGSFEKWLEHHHPKTKEEWVKLFKKTFRFTGGEIVNEFLMSIGYLRGAHAENCPVHQQILEKKPMWANK; encoded by the coding sequence ATGAGTTATTGTAACGCTATAGAAGCCATGCAACAGGGAGACAAAAAAGCATTGCACAAAAATTACCACGACCATTATTACGGTTTTCCGCTTCACGATGATCATGAATTATTCTGTCGCCTGGTAATGGAAATCAATCAGGCAGGTTTAAGTTGGGAAACCATTTTAAAAAAGGAAGCATCTTTTCGCAAAGCATACAGCAATTTCAACATTCGTGAGGTTGCTGCTTATACGGAAAGTGACCGCGAACGCCTCCTGGCTGATGCCGGAATCATCCGCAATAAACTAAAAATAAATGCAGCTATTGAAAATGCAAAAGTCATTTTAAAGTTGCAGGAGGAATTTGGTTCCTTTGAAAAGTGGCTGGAGCATCATCACCCCAAAACAAAAGAAGAATGGGTGAAGTTATTTAAAAAGACTTTCCGTTTCACAGGTGGTGAAATTGTCAATGAGTTTTTAATGAGTATCGGTTATTTGCGTGGAGCACATGCTGAAAATTGTCCGGTCCATCAGCAAATACTCGAAAAGAAACCCATGTGGGCAAACAAGTAA
- a CDS encoding nuclear transport factor 2 family protein: MKSNMHEQTNNTHSLSNLPKVITDLIIAQNNFDSVAYANCFAETGVMLDEGKTHTGRIEIEKCIDESNKKYKSVMKPLEYTENGTSGLLSAECSGTFPGSPLVLKFHFEIVDGQIQHLNVTD; this comes from the coding sequence ATGAAATCAAATATGCACGAACAGACGAACAATACACATTCTTTGAGTAATTTGCCGAAAGTAATTACCGATTTAATTATAGCACAAAACAATTTTGACAGTGTGGCCTATGCCAACTGTTTTGCTGAAACAGGAGTGATGTTGGATGAAGGTAAAACCCATACGGGGAGAATCGAAATCGAAAAATGTATAGATGAATCAAACAAGAAATACAAATCCGTGATGAAACCTCTTGAATATACCGAAAATGGAACTTCAGGCTTGCTGTCTGCAGAGTGTTCAGGTACATTTCCCGGAAGTCCGCTTGTATTGAAGTTTCATTTTGAGATTGTTGACGGACAAATTCAGCACTTAAACGTAACAGATTAA
- a CDS encoding SDR family oxidoreductase gives MEQTFNYDNELSDKIALVTGGTKGAGRAIAERLLKAGATVIITARNAPEKENDKLHFIASDLSTPAGSQKVVSEVLSTYGRLDILVNNLGSSATPAGGFQVLSDDDWESTLQANLLAPVRLDRGFLPQMIERKSGVIIHIASIQGKLPLYDSTLPYAAAKAGLRNYSKSLSNEVTPKGVRVLTVSPGWINTTASIAWLGEIARNANSTVEEAQQGVMDALGGIPYGRPVEPEEVAELVGFLVSPRAGYLSGTEFVIDGGTVPTI, from the coding sequence ATGGAACAGACATTTAATTACGACAATGAATTATCAGACAAAATTGCTTTGGTAACAGGAGGAACAAAAGGAGCCGGAAGGGCTATTGCGGAAAGGCTGCTAAAAGCCGGTGCAACAGTGATTATTACCGCAAGAAACGCACCTGAGAAAGAAAACGATAAGCTGCACTTTATCGCTTCGGATTTAAGCACACCGGCAGGATCACAAAAAGTAGTCAGTGAAGTGCTGTCAACTTATGGAAGGCTGGATATCCTGGTGAACAACCTCGGATCTTCGGCAACACCGGCCGGTGGCTTCCAGGTATTGAGTGATGATGATTGGGAATCAACCCTGCAGGCAAATTTACTGGCTCCTGTTCGACTGGACAGAGGATTTTTACCACAAATGATTGAGCGGAAAAGTGGTGTGATTATTCACATTGCATCCATTCAGGGTAAATTGCCGTTGTACGATTCTACGTTGCCCTATGCAGCTGCCAAAGCCGGGCTGAGAAATTACAGCAAGAGTTTATCCAATGAAGTGACGCCGAAAGGTGTTCGCGTACTAACCGTTTCGCCGGGATGGATAAATACAACGGCATCGATAGCCTGGTTGGGCGAGATCGCAAGAAATGCGAACAGCACGGTGGAAGAAGCTCAGCAAGGTGTGATGGATGCATTGGGTGGAATACCTTACGGAAGACCTGTCGAACCGGAAGAAGTAGCTGAATTGGTAGGCTTTCTGGTTTCACCGAGAGCCGGGTATTTATCAGGAACTGAATTTGTAATCGATGGAGGCACAGTGCCAACCATTTAA
- a CDS encoding helix-turn-helix domain-containing protein gives MYERKIIPNLNCGLDLIGEVLYGKWKIRLLWFINEGHKRPSELQRKIPDATRRVLNIQLKELEDHELITKVIYPVVPPKVEYSLTDFGKSVIPVIAAMGQWADDHEERLRKLILKRLEN, from the coding sequence ATGTATGAAAGAAAGATTATTCCGAACCTGAATTGCGGGCTGGATCTGATTGGCGAAGTACTCTATGGAAAATGGAAAATCCGCTTATTGTGGTTTATCAATGAAGGGCATAAACGCCCGAGTGAACTGCAACGGAAAATTCCGGATGCAACCAGGCGTGTGCTTAATATTCAGTTGAAAGAACTGGAAGACCATGAATTGATTACCAAAGTTATTTATCCGGTTGTTCCTCCCAAAGTGGAATACAGCCTCACGGATTTTGGAAAATCGGTTATCCCTGTAATTGCCGCAATGGGTCAGTGGGCTGATGATCATGAGGAACGCTTACGAAAACTCATTCTGAAAAGGCTGGAAAATTAG
- a CDS encoding NAD(P)-dependent alcohol dehydrogenase — protein MKSVIYNRYGNEDTLEIAELPMPRPQNKELVIRVKAISLNPRDTSARNGDYKLFMNRKFPKQTGADFAGIVTTVGKDIKNFKVGDEVFGYEPSLNKGTASEYITIAESFIAHKPKIVSFEEASVLGCVYLCALQSIRDKCQIKPGDKVAVFGASGGVGTAAIQLAKYYGAEVTAVARSSSEEFCKEQGADYFISYDKNDIFASEKKYDVFFQVFGKNNAYYSKAKKILQPDGIFICLIPLPKYILKMLFARPAFKFTLVKSKSEDLAFISKLADQKVIKPIISKNYDLPDIKEAHKALTNGSVNGKLVVSIQ, from the coding sequence ATGAAATCTGTTATTTACAATCGCTATGGAAACGAGGACACGCTTGAAATAGCGGAATTGCCAATGCCAAGACCTCAAAATAAAGAATTAGTGATCCGGGTAAAAGCGATAAGCCTTAATCCCCGGGATACGAGTGCCAGAAACGGTGACTACAAATTATTTATGAACCGAAAGTTTCCAAAACAAACCGGTGCTGATTTTGCAGGTATCGTAACAACCGTTGGCAAAGACATCAAAAATTTCAAAGTCGGGGATGAAGTTTTTGGATATGAACCTTCATTGAACAAAGGAACAGCTTCGGAGTACATAACCATAGCTGAAAGTTTCATTGCTCATAAACCGAAAATAGTAAGCTTTGAAGAAGCATCCGTTCTGGGTTGTGTGTATTTATGTGCATTACAATCAATCAGGGACAAATGCCAAATCAAACCAGGCGACAAGGTAGCAGTATTCGGTGCTTCCGGCGGTGTTGGAACAGCGGCAATTCAACTGGCAAAATATTACGGGGCGGAAGTAACTGCAGTAGCCCGTTCTTCCAGCGAAGAATTCTGCAAAGAACAGGGTGCTGACTATTTCATTTCATATGACAAAAACGACATTTTTGCATCGGAGAAAAAATACGATGTTTTTTTTCAGGTATTTGGAAAGAACAACGCCTACTATTCTAAGGCAAAGAAAATTTTACAGCCTGATGGCATTTTTATTTGTCTGATACCCTTACCTAAATACATTTTAAAAATGCTTTTTGCAAGGCCTGCTTTCAAATTTACTTTGGTAAAGTCGAAGAGTGAAGACCTGGCTTTTATTTCGAAACTTGCCGACCAAAAGGTGATCAAACCGATCATTTCTAAAAACTACGATTTGCCGGATATAAAAGAAGCTCATAAAGCTCTGACAAATGGCAGTGTCAATGGTAAACTAGTCGTAAGCATCCAATGA
- a CDS encoding helix-turn-helix domain-containing protein translates to MNDKIENCNPGEEYYQAILRSVGDSLYAIGGKWKLKIIISLFNGTKRFNDLQRSVTGISARVLSNELKELELNGFVKRKVNTEHFTEVIEYELTDYSFTLNDVIMSLSHWGVKHREHVKTLP, encoded by the coding sequence ATGAATGATAAAATTGAAAATTGCAATCCGGGTGAAGAATATTATCAGGCAATTCTCAGGTCGGTAGGTGATTCGCTGTATGCAATTGGCGGGAAATGGAAATTAAAAATTATCATTTCCTTATTTAATGGCACTAAACGGTTCAATGATTTGCAGAGGAGTGTTACCGGAATTTCAGCAAGAGTTTTGTCCAATGAATTAAAAGAGTTGGAGCTGAATGGCTTTGTAAAGCGAAAAGTAAACACCGAACATTTTACTGAAGTTATTGAATATGAACTAACGGATTATAGTTTTACATTAAACGATGTTATTATGTCCTTAAGTCATTGGGGAGTCAAACACAGAGAGCATGTTAAAACGTTGCCTTAA
- a CDS encoding ATP-dependent Clp protease adaptor ClpS yields MQTLEQNETEVLELLTEQKDLVVYNDDFNTFDHVIESLIKVCKHEVEQAVQCTYIVHFNGKCQVKRGDYEKLEPMCTALLERGITAEIQ; encoded by the coding sequence ATGCAAACGCTTGAACAAAACGAAACAGAGGTCCTGGAATTATTGACAGAACAAAAGGACCTGGTAGTATACAACGATGATTTCAATACATTTGATCACGTGATCGAATCATTGATCAAAGTATGCAAACACGAGGTTGAACAGGCAGTACAATGTACCTACATTGTCCATTTCAATGGCAAATGTCAGGTAAAACGCGGGGATTATGAAAAATTAGAACCGATGTGTACTGCGCTGTTAGAAAGAGGAATAACAGCTGAAATCCAATAG